The proteins below are encoded in one region of Hordeum vulgare subsp. vulgare chromosome 3H, MorexV3_pseudomolecules_assembly, whole genome shotgun sequence:
- the LOC123441605 gene encoding uncharacterized protein LOC123441605 produces MEDTHLICSRVLAPMHRSFQFKQRHGQASLERGSALCKDAVQLAEHALADHDMREHQLQQPGTIFLLRNPLVVASRTMRRGIRGFCHGVGSTSTQQHLHASIDHQQLASGDVDADAASSSFITVPSSVVGSCAAESEAAAGGGPHAAAAVTLEQMILQLDLEEEAAAAKKARRVAAAVVEEEHYHPRRMSCVNSSDHVLRSARDALSQYPRFSLDGRDAMCRASFSSYHEGMGVAGPVLRDSRNIPADSDGGRHGRASVWCAPTGVGSCRAQECGIEGYEMDLERTLRMPSTVAGESVVWCKPSVVAKLMGLDSMPVPVAGQRGGIAGSRRKANWAPPGSTLGGGVRMQRPRRMGIEELEKERLFMALHGYLGSGASALRATASPNVSGFG; encoded by the coding sequence ATGGAGGACACTCACTTAATTTGCTCTCGTGTGCTCGCCCCGATGCACCGTTCCTTCCAGTTTAAACAGCGTCACGGGCAGGCGAGCCTCGAGCGAGGGAGCGCGCTTTGTAAAGATGCTGTTCAATTAGCAGAGCATGCACTGGCCGACCATGACATGAGGGAGCACCAGCTGCAGCAGCCCGGCACGATCTTCCTCCTCAGGAACCCGCTCGTGGTCGCCTCAAGGACGATGCGCCGCGGCATCCGCGGCTTCTGCCATGGCGTCGGCTCCACGTCCACACAGCAGCACCTCCACGCTAGCATCGACCACCAGCAGCTGGCCAGCGGGGATGTCGACGCCGACGCAGCGTCGTCCTCCTTCATCACCGTGCCGTCGTCCGTCGTGGGCTCCTGCGCGGCCGAGAGCGAGGCGGCCGCCGGCGGAGGCCCGCATGCGGCAGCCGCGGTCACCCTGGAGCAGATGATCCTGCAGCTGgacctggaggaggaggccgcgGCAGCCAAGAAAGCGCGGCGTGTGGCAGCTGCTGTGGTGGAGGAAGAGCACTACCACCCTCGCCGCATGTCGTGCGTGAACAGCTCCGACCACGTGCTCCGCTCGGCGCGGGACGCGCTCAGCCAATACCCGCGCTTCTCCCTCGACGGCCGGGACGCCATGTGCCGCGCGTCGTTCAGCAGCTATCACGAGGGCATGGGCGTCGCTGGCCCCGTCCTCCGAGATAGCAGAAACATCCCCGCAGATAGCGACGGCGGTCGGCATGGGAGGGCGTCAGTCTGGTGCGCCCCCACCGGTGTGGGGAGCTGCAGAGCGCAGGAGTGCGGTATCGAGGGCTACGAGATGGACCTGGAACGGACACTGCGGATGCCGTCCACGGTGGCTGGGGAAAGCGTGGTGTGGTGCAAGCCCAGTGTCGTGGCCAAGCTCATGGGCCTCGATTCCATGCCCGTGCCCGTCGCAGGGCAGCGCGGTGGCATTGCCGGCAGTAGAAGGAAGGCCAATTGGGCACCGCCGGGATCGACGCTCGGCGGGGGTGTGAGGATGCAGAGACCAAGGAGGATGGGCATagaggagctggagaaggagagGCTCTTCATGGCACTGCACGGCTACCTCGGGTCGGGCGCCAGCGCCCTACGGGCAACCGCGAGCCCCAATGTCAGTGGGTTTGGATAA